A single genomic interval of Helianthus annuus cultivar XRQ/B chromosome 13, HanXRQr2.0-SUNRISE, whole genome shotgun sequence harbors:
- the LOC110901852 gene encoding proline-rich proteoglycan 2-like, translating into MPPRVRGRGKGPMRGGPSSAGPSHRRTPSASFSTSDSHDMWGQPFEPARHSFSLSSSPSFHPSFGPFAPVEPEHSHHSHQSHHSHESYQSHHSLQSHSFHHSDSPYSPGQFNPADYVNDFLGYNPLGPEDHFSQEMEMDNDPDPEMQTGTPGHPISMSSGSPFQGSPYHGPDSFQEKMATYDWFFTPSYHSSPAQPPLEDPQLQAVSPPPLPVEEPPQQPPQPPPEPPRRRRNARMSVRGGPRFSSSHGSSSYPPIPEDPQMGGPTNAAPEANPP; encoded by the coding sequence ATGCCTCCAAGAGTAAGAGGACGAGGCAAGGGTCCCATGCGTGGAGGACCGTCATCAGCTGGACCATCACACAGACGCACTCCATCGGCGTCCTTTTCCACCTCCGACTCTCACGACATGTGGGGTCAACCTTTTGAGCCGGCAAGACACTCATTCTCGCTAAGCTCATCGCCTTCTTTCCACCCGTCCTTTGGGCCATTTGCTCCAGTCGAGCCCGAACACTCTCACCACTCTCATCAATCTCACCATTCGCACGAGTCTTACCAGTCGCATCACTCTTTGCAATCTCACTCGTTTCATCATTCTGACTCCCCCTACTCCCCGGGACAGTTCAACCCAGCCGATTATGTTAATGATTTTCTTGGCTACAACCCATTGGGCCCTGAGGACCATTTCTCTCAGGAGATGGAAATGGATAATGACCCTGACCCGGAAATGCAAACAGGAACCCCGGGCCACCCTATCAGCATGTCTAGTGGGTCACCGTTTCAGGGATCCCCATACCATGGGCCCGACTCGTTCCAGGAGAAAATGGCTACATATGATTGGTTCTTTACCCCATCTTACCATAGCTCTCCAGCCCAACCACCTTTGGAAGATCCTCAACTTCAAGctgtctcaccaccaccactcccggTAGAGGAGCCACcgcagcagccaccgcagccaccTCCCGAGCCTCCGAGGCGAAGGAGGAACGCACGCATGTCCGTAAGAGGAGGACCCCGTTTCAGTTCTTCTCATGGTTCGAGTTCCTATCCCCCTATTCCAGAGGACCCTCAGATGGGTGGGCCCACAAACGCGGCACCGGAGGCTAATCCTCCGTAA